TGTCCTCCAAGTCTTAGCATAGCAGCCTCAAAACTAAATCTAGTTCTTGTACTAGGTTCATAAAAAAGCGTTGCTAAAATTTTTCCTTCTGCTACATGCAAATATTCTTTGGGATTTTCTATTATATTATCAGCCAGAGAAAATATTTCTTCAAGCTCTTCTATAGTAAAATCCATAGGATCAATAAGACTTCTTCCCTTTAACATAATCATCCTCCTTCTTAGTCTCCCTGTACTAAATTTAAAGGTATTAAAATTGATAAGATAAAATCAATCTTTTTCTTGTATATTTATTTTAGTGCATTAAAAAATGCCTCCACAAAAGAAGGCATAAAAATTCCATTACTTTTACCTTCCCAGTCTCACGGAACTGAATTTAAAGGCTATCTCACTTATAATATGATATCATTATAGTCTAAAATTGTCAATGAACATCTATTTAACTATTTCACAATTTATACAAGCTGGATATCTATATTACAAATTGTATTTTATTAAAAATTATTATAGAAAATTTCTTATTAAAATATTAAAATATAATTATAGCATATTTTACATAAATTAATTTAAATAACTAAAGCAAAATTTAAAATTTTATTTATTAGATAATCAAAATATCAATTCATCTTAAATAATATTTATTTGCTGGTTATTATTATAAGAAGGGACTGCATTAAAATTGGTAGAAAACATCATAAATATATTAATAAGTATATTGGATAAGCTTGGTTACTTAGGAACATTTTTAGGTATGTTATTTGAAAGTGCTTGTATACCTATCCCCAGTGAAATTATTTTACCCTTTGGTGGATATTTAAGCTTTCAAGGACATTTAAATTTAGTAATAGTAATAATTTCGGGGACCTTAGGTGGAACTACTGGATCTATTATAGCTTATTTCATAGGTTCTCTAGGGGGAAGACCACTTGTAGAAAAATATGCAAGCAAACTCCATTTATCAAAAGAAAAAATTGAAAAGAGTGATTCCATGTTTAACAGGTATGGTGATAAGATAATATTCTTTTCAAGGCTTCTACCTGTTATTAGAACATTTATATCTCTCCCAGCTGGAGTTGCTAAAATGAATTTTTCAAAATTTGTATTATACACAGTAGTAG
This genomic window from Clostridium pasteurianum DSM 525 = ATCC 6013 contains:
- a CDS encoding DedA family protein, encoding MVENIINILISILDKLGYLGTFLGMLFESACIPIPSEIILPFGGYLSFQGHLNLVIVIISGTLGGTTGSIIAYFIGSLGGRPLVEKYASKLHLSKEKIEKSDSMFNRYGDKIIFFSRLLPVIRTFISLPAGVAKMNFSKFVLYTVVGSAIWSTFLVYLGFIMGENWETIHSYYHYADIAVVILLVIFIIYKVVTRKKAVRE